The genomic window CCCCCCCCTTGCCGACAGTCGTATTATTATCATTATTTAAATCGAGACCCAACCAGATAGTTAACAGAAATCAGATCTTCCCATTCCAACACGTCAAAGGTAACGCTTACAGAATTGAAAATCCTCAACATAGTCCCGGACCTTTCGAGTGGAGGCGCTGAAAAACTTGTCGCCGAGTTAAACCAACAATTCGTTATTCGCAAGCACAAGAGCATAACCCTCACACTTTGTAACAATAAAAACGATTCCACCCAAAGCCTGAACCACAAAAAGCCATACGATGCGCTGAAGGCGCCTCATCGGTTGATCTCTTGGTATTTGAAGAATGGTCCATTCGAAATAGTTCATCTACACCTAACACCTGCTCAACTACTTGCGCCCTATATCAAGCTAATTGACCCCCAGGCGATCCTGGTGACAACAGAACACAGCACAACCAACCGCAGAAGACAATTGCGATTCGGAACTCTATTAGACGCCGTGCTCTATTTTCAGTTTTCGAAAGTGGTTTGCATAAGCCAAGGGAGCAGACAATTTTTAACCAAAGATCGACCGTATCTAAAACAAAAAACCTCTGTCATACTAAACGGAATCGATTCTTCCAGATTTCGTAGATCAGAAGTTGAACAAGATCCTACGCTTATACTATCAGTCGGCAGACTAGTGCACGCAAAGAACTTCCACTCTGCCATTCTTGCCCTAAAAAATATTAGAGATCTAAACTTCAAATACTTGATTGCCGGTACAGGCCCTGAGCAGCAAAAGCTACAGGACCTCATTATAAACAGCAGACTTGAAGACAAAGTGAAACTTGTGGGTCACATACAAAATATACCTAGATTCCTATCCAAAGGAAGCATATTTCTTACTCCATCAAACTCTGAGGGGTTTGGATTGGCCGCCGCTGAGGCGATGGCTTCAGGACTCGCCATAATCGGAAGCAACGTACCAGGACTGAGGGAGGTAATAGGAGAGGACAACGAGAGCTGCCTCCTTTCGAATCCAACTGACCTTGATAAAATGAGCTCGAACTTAAGAGCGGTTTTAATGAATTCAGCATTAAGAGAACGGCTACAATCAAATGCCTTAAAAAGGTCCAAGAAATTCTCTATACTGGATTCTTCCGACCGACATCTCTGTTTGTATAACCACCTGAATTCTCCTGAAATCATTTAGCCCTCGTGAAAATCTTTATTCTCAGTGCATACACACGTTCACTGATAAATCTGCGCGGTGAAATGATACGTTCTCTAACGGAACGAGGTCACGACGTTGTGGCACTCGCCCCAGAATGCGACTCCGAACTCACCTCTCGCCTCAGATCAAGGGGAGCTAGATTCATAAAGCTAACCATCAACAGAGCAGGTCTATCTCCAATAGGGGACCTGCGTTACACAATCCGCTTGGCGAGAATTCTATCGAATGAAAAACCAGACCTTTTGCTTTCGTATAACATAAAGCCAGTAATATTCGGTTCTTTTGCAGGACGCCTTGCAGGTGTCAAACACCTTGCGACAATCGTCGCTGGACTTGGATACGCCTTTTCACAACCCAGCAGCAACAAACACCGACTAGTCAGTAGCCTAACCAAGCTACTCTATCGCAACGCGATCTCCCGCCACAGCTTGATGATTTTTCAGAATAACGACGACCGAACTGATTTACAAAAACTAAAGCTGCTCAATCCACGCACAACCACTATCGTGGTTGGTGGGTCTGGTGTCGACACATCATGGTTCACAGAGAGCACCCCTTCGACAACTCCGGTCAGCTTTCTCCTGACAGCCCGCTTAATTTCCGATAAGGGCATTTATGAGTACTATGAGGCTGCAAAACGTATCTTGGCATCAGGCAGAAAAGCACAATTTCAGCTACTTGGCCCCTTCGACAGCAACCCGAAGGGAATTACCGAAAATGTGGTGAAAAAATGGAAGGCTGAGGGCATAATTCAATACTTGGGCGAATTGGACGACGTACGTCCCGCATACAATAACTGTAGCGTTTTCGTTTTACCATCCTACTATCGGGAAGGATGCCCCCGTTCTAGTCTCGAAGCCTTATCCTGTGGCAGACCGATCATTACAACAAACTCTGTAGGCTGTCGCGAAACCGTTATTGACGGGAAGAATGGATTTCTCGCACGGCCCAGATCGATCGAAGATATCGAGCAAGCCATGATACGCTTTATCGACGATCCCAGCCTAATTCACCGAATGGGCAAAGCGTCTCGCAAACTTGCAGTGGAACGATTTGACGTCCACACCGTCAACAGACGGATCATAGAAGCAATTGAAGCGTTGCCATGAATCCACAGTCAATTATTGTAAGTGGTGCCTCGGGCTGGCTCGGGAGAGAAATCCTCAAGTCCACCGCGAGAAAAACTGCATTTGGCCTGTTTCGAGACAAAGCCGTGGCAGATGCGTACGGTTCAACCTTTGCAGGTGATTTAAGTGATCCACTGCGCATCAGTCGCCTCGTAGAACAATATAACAACTTGGACTTACAAGCCGACTGCTTCATCCATTGCGCCGGGTTAGCTCATCAGCCAAACGAGACGCAAGAAATAAAAAGGGCGATGTGGCAAACGAACGACATAGGCACTGCCAACGCTCTAGAATTCTGTAAGCAAGTTGGAATAAACAAATTCGTCTACATCAGCACCATAGCAGGTTACGACTGGACCTCTATCGAACAAGCCACAGAGGATTCGAAACTTGTCCCGATAACCGAGTATGCGAAATCAAAAATTTCTGCCGAAAACCGGGTACTCGCATCTCCAATCGATAGTCGAATAATACGATTAGCAACAGTTTTCGGCCAAGGCGACATAGCTAACTTCTCTCGACTTTCGACCCTACTACGCAAAAGACGATTTCCAATACCAGGCGAAGGAATCGCTCGAAAGAGTGTGATCCCTATAGACACGGCCGCGAGCCTTATTGCGAAGTTCGCAACGATGGACAAAGTCCCATACCAAACAATAAACCTTGCTCTTCCCGAAGCACCGACTCTCAACGAGATATGTGACTGCTTTTCGCGAGTATGTAAATTCCCTAGAGCTCCACGAGTTCCACTCCCCGCTATCAAGGCCCTGGCAATGATAGGAGATTGCTTCAGTACTATCTGGGAAATGCCCTTTAGCACCAATGTGCTGAATAAGCTAACGACTTCAACTTGCGTAAACACGGACCGCATTCAAACGATCTTCCCCAAGGAACTCTTAGAAAGTTTTGAAGTTAGCCTCGAGCGCCACGCTAACTACTATCAGTCCCTACATTCATAAGTATTCGATAACAGAAATACCTTATTACATTCTTATGGATAGCGTACATGCCATGTCACTCCTATACCAGTTACTTCGACTCTATTTGTAACATACACGTTTCATCAAACGACTGCAACGCAAAGACAAAAAACTTAAACTCGCAGATCAGAACATCAATTTCACACAATGGCTATTTAAGATGCGCGTTTTTTAGCGCCATTGAACCAAACATCCTCCTAGACATAATCTCCACTTCGTATGCAAACATTTTCTACCTCGTTCCGCAAACGATCAACAGATTCATTTCAACAGAAAATAAAATAAATAACCAGAGCAATAAAACATTTCAGAGAATAACCAAGGAAACGCAAAGACTACGAACACACCACAGAAACAAACCAACACACGATTTACACCTTGGAAATCATCTAGACATTCACATCACCTCGACAAACATCCTCTTACCACTTAGCAGCTAATCATCTTTAAAGCTACTATAAACCGAGAAGACCTCTTCTGAAAGCATTCTTGATCCAAAGCACCGACAACGCAACCACATACCACTGCTCCTAAAATACAATCCTCGCTCCTAATAGCGCCTACACACGATTTAAACACTTCAAAATAACCAGAGAGCAACAACTAATTAATATTTATATGAAAAAAGCCTGCTTGGTAGTAAGTAATTATCTGACAGGAAACAAAATTTTTGATACGAATCGTCATCGTGACAACTGCGTAGACCGCTTTGTAAAACTCAAAAAAGCTATGCGGCAAGAAGGTTACGATTTATCAACGCACGACATAAACAGCATTGAACAGTCACAAATCGTTATTTATGCCTCCAATATGCCCGAAACACTTCCAAAGGAAGAAGACATAGAAAAAAGCTATCTTATTCTAAGCGAAAGCGAGTTCATTCGCCCAGATAACTACGACGTAAAAAAGCACGCATTTTTCAATAAGATATTCACCTGGGCAGACGACCTAGTAGACAATAATAAATACATTAAACTTAACTACGCCCACGCATTTCCGACGCACATAAACAAAGACTTATCCACTAAAAAAAAATTATGCGTCCTAATCTCCGGCAATAAAAAGCCAATACCCACACTAAACAAAAAACTACTAGCCCTCGACCTCTACGGAGAAAGAGTAAAAGCGATTCGTTGGTTTGAAGCAAACCAACCGAATGACTTTGATCTGTATGGAGTTGGCTGGGACAGATATCGCTTTAGCGGACCCAAAATCATCAGAGCACTCAACAGGATACCGCGACTTGCGCAATTCACGCTAAAACTCACGGGTTCCGCTTACTCTTCGTACAAGGGTACAATCAAGCACAAAAAGCCAATCATGCAGCAATACAAATTCTCTATAAGCTACGAGAACGCAAGAGACATACCAGGATACATAACCGAAAAGATATTTGATAGCTTTTTCGCAGGCTGCGTACCTATATACTGGGGAGCTAACAATATATCCAATCACATACCGACCAACACGTTCATCGACAAACGTAACTTCGAAAGTTACGAGGAACTTCACCGATACATAAAAAGTATAACAGATAGCGATTACTTAAGAATACTAGAGAACATAGAAGACTACCTATACTCCGACCTAGCATACCCATACAAGAGCGAGGGCTTCGCACAAACGATAATCCGAACGATCTTAAACAACTACGGAAGAAACAAGCGATGATCATCGTAAGAGTTTCAGGCGGGATAGGCAATCAGCTGTTTCAATATGCAATTGGCCGCGCAGCGTCTCACCACCACCAAGTTCCACTCAAACTAGATACCACATCCTACGAGACCTACACACTGCACAATGGCTTTCGCCTAAAACAATTCCTCACCCAATCGGAGATCGCCAAAGAGCAGGAGATACGAAGACTCAAAGGAGCAGACAATCTCATTTATCGTGCATTAAGAAGAGCGGGAATAATTAAACGCAATACATACTACAGTGAGAAAGAAAGGACGATATTCGACCCTGTTGCCTTATCAAAAAACCCGGTTTATCTAGATGGATACTGGCAAAACGAAAAATATTTTTCGAACATCAGGCAGATCTTACTGCAAGAAACGCAACCATCCGAACCTCTTAGCACCCAAGCTCAAGATCTATTTCTAATGACCCAAAGGAGCAATACAGTAAGCATTCACGTAAGAAGGGGGGATTACCTCAATCATCCAGAGATAGGAGTGCTTAGCCTAGATTACTACAAGAACGCAACAGATTACATAAAATCAAAGGTGCAATCACCTAAGTTTTACATTTTCTCAAATGACCTAGAGTGGTGTGAACAGAATCTCAATTTCATTAAAAACCCTATCTACGTTAACAACACTGTCACTGAAATCGACGATATCACGCTCATGAGCCAGTGCCAGCACAACATCATCGCGAACAGCTCCTTTAGCTGGTGGGCTGCTTGGCTAAACCAACGCACACACAAGATTGTCATTTCTCCGAAAAAATGGATGGCTGAAAACAACCGTGGTTACAGATGGGCACTCGAATCCTGGATAGAATTATAATACCTACATCTACAATGAACAAAAAAGAAACAGAGAAAGACATACAGACCAAGCAAGACATCGAATACCGGTTCCCCTATCACTACATCCCAGAGTACAAAAAGAATTTCTTCCAAAACTTCACTTGGGGATGGTCAATAAATTACGTTACCGCGATAGAATTTATACTAGAGGAAATCAAGGAATTAGACCAAAATATTCAATCAATTTATGACTTAGGCTGCGGAGACGGGAGAATAACGAAAGAGCTACACGAGGAGTTTAACAACAAAGAGGTAATAGGTATCGACTACTCTGAAAGGGCGATAAACCTAGCCAAAGCAATGTCTCCAGCAGTTGACTACAAACGATTAGATATTACCGAGGCAAAGAATATGAAAAAGGTCGACGCACTGACCTTAATTGAAGTCCTTGAACACATACCTTTGAAATCATGTGAAAACTTTGTGAATGCCCTATCCGGACTGATAAATACTGGTGGCTTTCTCTTCTTAACAGTACCCCACAAGAACGTACCCGTCTCATACAAACATTTTCAACATTTCGACCTAGAAACCTTAAAAAAGTATTTCGAGGGTGATTTTACATTTGAAAAAGTGTGTTACATACAAAAGTCACCAGTTCACAAGAAATTAGTTTCAAAGATAATAAACAACAACTTCTACGTAATCAAAAGCAAAACCATCAACAACGCCTACCATAGATATTACAAAAACCACTGTTTTCACGCCAAGAACAATAATTGCGAAAGGATATACTTGAGACTGAAAAAAAAGTAGGAACGCACTAGCGACAGAGCAAGAAACCAACCTCATCGCCGCCCTGACCCGAAGACTACCATCAAAGACCCCAGGAGACTTGAACTATTATCCAACAAAGCTATCAAATCATCAGGAACTCAGCCTTCATCGCGGCACTGAACGATTTGGGACTTACTCCTAATTTTGAACAAATTCATGCCAGCCAACAAACCAGCCATCTCAATAGTAATGTCCGTTTACAACAGCGAGAAATACCTCGCTGAATCAATCGAGAGCATCCTCCATCAAACGTTCACCGACTTTGAGTTCATTATTATCGATGACGGCTCTGCCGACAGGAGCCGATCGATCATTGAGTCCTATCTGGCAAAAGACAAACGAATCACGTTAATCAGCCGCGAAAACAAAGGCCTACCATACTCACTAAACGAAGGCATCGCACTTGCGGAAGGAAGATACATCGCACGCATGGACGCTGACGATATTTCCCTGCCCAATCGTATCGAGAAACAGATCGCGTTCATGGACTCACACAAAGAGATTGGGGTTTGTGGAACATTAGCTTACCTCTTCCAGGACAACCCCACAAAAAGGCAAGTATTGCGACACCCAGAGGACCATGACTCATTGAGAGTGCGATTACTGTTTTCTGTTTGCTTCATCCACCCGACAGTTATCATCCGAAAAAAGCTGCTAGACGAACTAGATTATATTTACAACGTTGATTTCAACAACTCTCAAGACTACGAACTCTGGTCAAGATTGGCCGACAAAACTAGATTTTTCAACATTCAACAACCACTAATATATTACCGGGTGTCCCCCACAAGCATCACCGCGAACACGAACAAAGAGAGACTAACCTCAAGATACCCGCTAATTTCCAAGGTTCAGAAAGAGCAACTCGCGATACTTGGATTAGACTTGAATGCAGACGAATCAATCATGCATTTTAGACTTGGATTAAATACTGACATGATACTCCTGAATAAGAATGCTAGCTATGTTAAAAGCCACCTGTACAGGTTAATCAAAGCGAACAGAAAAGAAAGACAATTCGACAGAATAAAACTATACAACTTCTTGTCCAAAAAGTATTTTATATTTACAGTGCTTACATTTAAAAACAACTATAAAAACAATATCTTAAACCTTTTTAGCTTTATGTTCATAAGAGGACTTATTCAGATTTCATACGAACAGGTGCTTAATCTCTTACTCATTACCTCATTACTGTCCTCTTCAAAGCACACAACCAAAGACCGTGAATCACTAAACAACTAGCAAAGTATTGTTAGACTTGAAATCAAATCAAAAGCATTTTTATAGTTTAAAACAGCAAGGGCCATCGACCACCAGAATGCTCAATCACACCCAGCAGCAATATAAAGCAGAGGCGACTAACCCACTATACAGCATCTAGAGCCCACTAAACAGGCTTCGTCGTCAATCGATTCCGAGACGAGCAAATCATTCGAATGAGCTTGGCCGTGACAAGAAAAACTCAAGACTTACCGACATTCGCATCCGAAAGAGTCCCATTGTAAATCTGCAAATCTGATCACGTACATCACAGACTACCATTGAATACCTTGATTTTGACATCCGCTATCAACACCTCTATAATATGACAATTCTCGTAACAGGCTGTGCTGGATTTATTGGCTGGAGGACTTCCTCGATGCTCATAGAGCAGGGACACAAGGTCATCGGTATTGATAATTTCAACTCTTACTATGACACTCGATTGAAGGATTGGCGCACCGAACAGTTGAAGAAAAGTGATTCGTTTGAACTTGTGAATGGTGATATCGAAAACCTAGGGCTGCTCAACTACCTGTTTTCGAACCATCGTTTTGATGCCGTCATCAATCTCGCTGCACGGGCTGGGGTTCGCTATAGCATGGAGAATCCGCATGTCTATCTGAATTCGAACGCAGATGGCACGCTCAACCTGCTGGAATGCATGCGGAAGAACAACATAAAGAAATTGGTTCTCGCCTCGACATCATCGCTTTATGCAGGCCAGGAAATGCCCTTTCTGGAGTCACTTCCGGTCAACCAACCGATCTCTCCGTACGCTGCCTCGAAAAAGGCGGCCGAAGTGATGGCCTACACCTACCACTACCTCTATGGGTTCGATGTGTCAGTGGTACGCTACTTCACAGTATATGGGCCAGCTGGCAGACCAGATATGAGCCCACTTCGATTTATCAAATGGATTGACGAAGGTACCCCCATCAAGCTCTTCGGCGATGGCACTCAATCTCGCGATTTCACCTACGTCGACGACATTGCCCGCGGCACCATTCTTGCCCTAGCAGAGGTGGGGTATGAAATCATCAATCTAGGAGGAGGAAACAATCCGATTTCCATTCTTAAGATGATCAATACTTTCGAAAAGCTGCTTGGAAAGAAAGCGACTATCGACGAGCGTCCTTTCAACAAATCCGATATGAAACACACCTGGGCCAACATCGAAAAAGCGAAAGAGCTGTTAAACTGGTCGCCAGAAATAGACTTTGATACAGGAATGCAACGTACCGTAGATTGGTATCTTGAGAACAAGGAATGGGTCTGCGATTTACGAATCTAACTTGTTTACACACTTCGCATATTGCGAAATTGAAGTAGATTCCAAATTACAACGTTCCATTAGCGAATGACCTCCACCACGCTCCTTCTGTTCGCAATCGCCAGCCTTGTTTTGGGAACTTTGGGCATTCCTCTGTATATACGCATGGCACGAGCGAGGAATATACTCGACACACCCAACCAAAGGAGCTCGCACTCCATTCCCACTCCAAGAGGGGGCGGTATATTCATTCCAATTGGTCTCATCGCCTCTTTATTCATAGGATTGCAAGTATTCGAAATACAACTCGAAGATCCCTCTCTCTTGATCGCATTCTCGGCTGTAGCTCTCATCGGGTTTGTGGATGATATAAAGAATCTTCCCTCAACCTTGCGCTTATCCGCCCATCTCACTTGCGGAGCTAGCGTTGCATGGACCGCCCTGCCAGAACAGTCCAACGTCCTAGCGATGCTCACCTTGGCGATCTTGACCATCTGGCTCGTTGGTTGCCTGAATATCTTCAACTTCATGGACGGCATCGACGGGATCGCGACCTGCCAGGGGATTGTTGCGGCAGTCGTTTGGTACGTAATCTCCAAAGACTCCCAAAACACAATGGGCTCACTGCTAGCGACGGTCACAATCGGAGGTCTCCTAGCATTTCTGCTATTCAATTGGCCGCCTGCAAAAGTCTTCATGGGCGATAGTTCAAGCGGGTCGCTTGGGTTTCTCTTTGGGGCCTTTCCTTTGCTCATCGCCTCTAGTGATCTGTACGATCTGTGGATCCATGTTAATTATGGGGCACTCGCTCTTTTTCCTTTTCTATTCGACGGCTCCTTTACTCTGTTTCGGCGTTTGATGCGGAATGAGAATGTACTCGAAGCGCATCGATCCCATCTCTACCAGCGTTGGGTGCAAAGCGGGAAGTCACACCGCTTCGTCACCTCAGCCTATACGCTTTGGGCAACTCTTTGCGGTACGGTCTGTCTCCTTTCCTATTTCAATCTATCGCCACTCTGGATCTCCTGGGTAATCGCCTGTCTTCCGGCTCTTGGATTACTTCGGCACTCACAGAGATTTCCTCGTCAGTAGAGCTCCTCTCGGGGCGTACGGAACACCTTAATCAGCATGCTGGCCGCAACCTTTCAAAGAATTATGCTAGACATACATAATGTTTCCTTTGCATTATCATTGATGCAATGAGAAGCCTCCGATTTTTGGACAGAGAAGGGGAACTCGAAAAACTACGCTCATTCGCAAGCCTTGAGGTACCTTCACTAGCGATTCTGTACGGAAGACGCCGTTGCGGAAAATCGCGTCTCCTGCAAGAGTTCTCACGAGAGCAAGATCTCTACTTTCTCGCAGACAAACAAGACCCTACCTTGCAACGCGAACGACTTGCCCGCGATGTAGCCTTGCGATTCGACGGATTCGATCAGGTCCAGTACCCTTCCTGGGAAAGCATCCTCACCCAAGTTGACGGAAGGATGTCTCAGGGAAGCTGCCTTATTCTGGACGAGTTCCCCTACCTGGCAGCGACCAGCCCTGAGCTACCAAGCGTTATCCAAAGACTTCTAGACACGCGCCGCCTAAAGAACACCCACCTGATCCTATGCGGCTCATCGCAGCGCATGATGCTCAATCTCGCCATGGGAGCCGCGGAGCCTCTTTATGGTCGAAGCCAACTGTTCATGAAAATTCGTCCGCTAGAATGCGGGTGGATCACTAAAGCTTTGAGCTTCGATGCCAACGACTCAATCACGGCCTACGCAACACTCGGCGGGACACCTCGCTATTGGGAACTGGCGCGAAGTTATGACTCCATCGAAAGCTTCACCAAGGCTCTCATCTTAGATCGCGATGGCATCCTCCACGATGAGATGCGCAGGCTTCTACTAGACGATCTAAACGATTCCTCACTGGCGATCTCGTTGCTGTCACTGATCGGAAACGGTTCCCATCGAATTTCAGAACTTGCAGCGCGTATCGGCAAACCGGCTACGCAGCTAACACGCCCTATCGCAAACCTAGTGGAACTTGGCTACGTACGCCGCGAAACCCCTTTTGGCGAGAACGAGAAAAAGTCGAAACGCGGGCTCTATAAACTGTCGGACCCCTACCTAGCCTTCATCTACAAATTCGTAGAACCTAATCGATCTCGGCTCGAGATGGGAGATACGAACACTGTTTTCGACGATATAACCCCATCCCTTTCCCAACACGTGAGTCTGGTATGGGAAGATCTGGCTCGCCGTTCCGTTTCCCGACTGAACACTGCGAACATGGTCTGGCAACCCGCAAAACGTTGGTGGAAAGGCTCTAATGACAGAGAGATCGATATCGTCAGCGAATCCGCCGATAAACGGTGCGTTCTCGTCGGCGAAGCGAAATGGTCGAATTCCATCGACCCAATCAGAACACTCTATCGCCTTCAGGAAGTAGCCGAGCAGCTGCCAATCAGAAAGGGCCAGGAGCTCCGATTCGCCCTGTGGAGTAAAGCAAAAGCTGGCAAGAAAGGTGACCTCCACCTCATCAGCCCAACTACGGTGCTCAATGCTCTAACATGATCCCCCCACCCAATTCCAACATGTGCTCAATGATACTTCCCTTGATCCATAAAATCTTTGCGTTCTTCGCGTACTTCGCGGTTATACACACCTTTCAATGAAGAGATCCCATTCTTTTTCCCTCCTAGCAATTGCGTGGGCTGTGTCAGCAAGCTCCACAGCGCTTGCTTCTCCGCGCATCGAGTCCGACTCAATTACAGATCGCCACGACATGCTGCTGCTTCGAGACAACGCAGCGATCGAAAGCGCTGTGCTGACTTGGCCATGGCCCCTCGGGCGAGACTCCCTCGGCGATCACGGATCAGTGATCGGTGATCTCGAATCGCAGGCAGTCGCCCAAAGTCGGATGGGGGCACTTTACGAAAATGAAAGCGAGCTAGGATTTGGAGCGACTGAAGCATCGTTTTCTATCGCGTCCGATACGCTTCCTTTCCGCAGCTTTGGTTCGCAACCTCGGGAGCAGTTCCAAGCATCCCTTTCGCAGTCCTGGCTGAGCGAGTGGTTCGCGGGGAACTTGTCGTTCACCTACGCGGACGATCCCTTGGATGGGGACGAGTTTCGCCTCGACGGGTCCTACTTGGCCGTGGCTCTCGGAAACTGGTCCTTCGGGATCGATCAGGTGGAGCGCTGGTGGGGACCGGGCTGGGACGGTTCGCTGATCCTTTCCAACAACGCTCGCCCCGTTCCCGCTCTATCGCTCACTCGCATCTCGCCCGATGCGTTTGAAAACAAGTGGCTCAAGTGGATCGGCCCTTGGACCTTCACGACCTTCATGGGACAGCTGGACAACGACGAGGGTGAACGACCCGGCTCCGACGCACGCCTTTTCGGCATGCGCATCGACTTTTCCCCGTTCGGTTGGGACAATTTGGACATCGGGTTGAGCCGAGCGGCACAATGGGCGGGTGACGGACGTCCCGGAGGATTGGATACTTTTTGGAAACTACTTTTAGGCGAAGACAACGCGGTCAACGGAATCACCAACGAGAACGAGCCAGGCAACCAGCTGGCAGGGATCGACTACCGTCTAAGAATTCCCGGCTACAATTTCGCTCACTACTTTCAGATAATTGGCGAGGATGAGGAAACCTTTCTTCCTGATGCCAACATGATTATGGGCGGTTTCGAAACATGGGGCGAGCTTGCGAGAACTGGAACGACCTGGAGAGCGTACTGGGAATGGGCGGATACTCGAGCCGGGTATTTAAGACGAGATCCACGTCCAAGTCGGGATTTCAACACAGCCTACAACCACGGAATCTACCGCAGTGGGTACCGCTACCATGGTCGATCCATCGGGCACGCTATGGACGGAGACGGCGTGATGCGCTCCATCGGCGGGTTCATCGTTCAAGAAAACGGAAACCTTTGGGGAGCCAAATAC from Pelagicoccus sp. SDUM812003 includes these protein-coding regions:
- a CDS encoding GDP-mannose 4,6-dehydratase, producing the protein MTILVTGCAGFIGWRTSSMLIEQGHKVIGIDNFNSYYDTRLKDWRTEQLKKSDSFELVNGDIENLGLLNYLFSNHRFDAVINLAARAGVRYSMENPHVYLNSNADGTLNLLECMRKNNIKKLVLASTSSLYAGQEMPFLESLPVNQPISPYAASKKAAEVMAYTYHYLYGFDVSVVRYFTVYGPAGRPDMSPLRFIKWIDEGTPIKLFGDGTQSRDFTYVDDIARGTILALAEVGYEIINLGGGNNPISILKMINTFEKLLGKKATIDERPFNKSDMKHTWANIEKAKELLNWSPEIDFDTGMQRTVDWYLENKEWVCDLRI
- a CDS encoding ATP-binding protein encodes the protein MRSLRFLDREGELEKLRSFASLEVPSLAILYGRRRCGKSRLLQEFSREQDLYFLADKQDPTLQRERLARDVALRFDGFDQVQYPSWESILTQVDGRMSQGSCLILDEFPYLAATSPELPSVIQRLLDTRRLKNTHLILCGSSQRMMLNLAMGAAEPLYGRSQLFMKIRPLECGWITKALSFDANDSITAYATLGGTPRYWELARSYDSIESFTKALILDRDGILHDEMRRLLLDDLNDSSLAISLLSLIGNGSHRISELAARIGKPATQLTRPIANLVELGYVRRETPFGENEKKSKRGLYKLSDPYLAFIYKFVEPNRSRLEMGDTNTVFDDITPSLSQHVSLVWEDLARRSVSRLNTANMVWQPAKRWWKGSNDREIDIVSESADKRCVLVGEAKWSNSIDPIRTLYRLQEVAEQLPIRKGQELRFALWSKAKAGKKGDLHLISPTTVLNALT
- a CDS encoding capsule assembly Wzi family protein, giving the protein MLLLRDNAAIESAVLTWPWPLGRDSLGDHGSVIGDLESQAVAQSRMGALYENESELGFGATEASFSIASDTLPFRSFGSQPREQFQASLSQSWLSEWFAGNLSFTYADDPLDGDEFRLDGSYLAVALGNWSFGIDQVERWWGPGWDGSLILSNNARPVPALSLTRISPDAFENKWLKWIGPWTFTTFMGQLDNDEGERPGSDARLFGMRIDFSPFGWDNLDIGLSRAAQWAGDGRPGGLDTFWKLLLGEDNAVNGITNENEPGNQLAGIDYRLRIPGYNFAHYFQIIGEDEETFLPDANMIMGGFETWGELARTGTTWRAYWEWADTRAGYLRRDPRPSRDFNTAYNHGIYRSGYRYHGRSIGHAMDGDGVMRSIGGFIVQENGNLWGAKYRNYSLNRDGRGPNSVTIEPVEGQSFEVFTELSDLSFLPFISHQPSAISHPRLNLGLHYIDEENQVSGESDDDFGGHVSITTSF